The genomic stretch CGCGGTTTCTTGCCTGAACTGCGGTAGAGCCATCCTCGTTAATGCGCTCAACGATCGGAATAAACTGAATGTGTCTCGCTTTTAGCTGGTCGCGAAAGAAGCGGTAAACTTCCAGCGGATAATCTCCATTAACGGCATTCACGGTACAAAGAATGTTGAAATCCACCTTGTACTTCTGGAGGATTTTCCAGCCCTGCATCACGCGATCGAATGTGCCTTGTCCTCGTTTATCCACGCGATACGCATCATGTAGGTGCTGAGGTCCATCCACGCTTAACCCAATCAGAAAGTTGTGCTGTTTGAAAAAACGACCCCATTCATCATCTAATTTTGTGCCGTTAGTTTGCAGGGTATGGCTCACAATCTGCCCTGGTTTTTTGTATTGCTCAATCAGGTCGATCGCACGGCGGAAGAAATCCAATCCCATCAATGTGGGTTCACCGCCCTGCCAGGCGACGGTCACTTCGGGAGTGCGATGAGCGTTTAGAAGCTGCTGAATGTAGCTCTCTAGCAGATCATCTGCCATCCGAAACTTGCTGCCCGGATAAAGCTGTTCTTTCGCTAAAAAGAAACAGTATTCGCAGTCTAAATTGCAAATTGCTCCGGTCGGTTTTGCAAGCAGGTGAAACGCCGGAGGGACAGGATCGGGAGAGGTCGATATCATGTTTCCTTCCTACATCATGGGGGCTAGCAAACCTACTGTTATTGAATTGCCATCGCAATATCTGCTTTTGCTGCGCGATCGTCAAACGTTGCTCCACTCAGGTCTACTAGCACTCGTTCGATCGTCCCTGTGAAAGTAAAGGGAGATTCATACGCATCCGATACTGGACTGATTGTGTCGCACCCGACATCGAAGGTTTCGTTAAAAGTAAACCAGTAGGGAACCTGCTTCTCAAACCGCCCTTCGCCCACAACCTGTTCGCCCACTCGCAGCGTCACCGTGCCGCCCGTACCGGGTTTGCCTTCCTCATCGACTTTCACTTCCGCAGAAACAATGCAGTGCCCCAGAGGCAGAGATTCTGTGGAAGAAACGCGATAGCGATCGCTCGTGAACCAGTTATGCTCCCAGTGCAGCTTGTTGTCTTTGATAAACAGCGTGTAACCAGCGGCTAATCCTCCACAGGCAACCAGTACCCCTTCCGCACCGCTTTCAGGAATCACAATTTCCGCTGCTAGGGTATGGTGAACATTTTTGGTGTTAGGCGACGTGGCTTCGGGCAAACGAACGGTTTCCGGTAGATAAACGAATCGCTGTTTGCCTTTAATATAACTGGGACGCAGGTTGGTATCGGCGCGATTGGCAAAGCGATCGTCCAGGGGTAGCACATTGTACTTTGCTGCTTCTGCCATGAACAGATCTTGTAGCTCCCGCAGCTTCTGGGGATTTTGACTCGCCAGGTCATTTGCCTGAGCGAAATCCCGCTCAATGTTGTATAGCTCCCAAATGTCCTCCTCGAAATCAGTCCCGCCAGACTCCTGCCAGGGGAGTTTCCCGTGACGACAGCCTGCCACCCAGCCGTTGTGATAAAGTGCCCGATTGCTCAAAATCTCGAAGTATTGCGTTATGCGGCGACTCGGTGCATCTTTGTCGTCCCAGGTGTAGACGATCGATGTGCCTTCGATCGGTTTTTGCGGCACGCCGTTTACCTCACGGGGTTCAGGAATGCCTGCGACTTCTAGGAGGGTTGGCGCGAGGTCAATCACATGATGGAACTGCGATCGCAAGCTCCCTTTATCCTTGATTCTGGCTGGATAGGACACGACCATCGGATTGCGTGTGCCGCCAAAGTGAGACGCAATTTGCTTCATCCACTGAAACGGCGACGACCCTGCCCAACCCCAGGCAACGGGATAGTTGTTCTCAAAGCGAGGACTACCGATCTCGTCAATGTGCTTCAGCATTGTGCTGACATCATCCGGGAAGCCCTGCATCGACTTCATCCCGTTCAGGGTTCCGGTGAGCGAGCCTTCAGGACTGGGACCGTTATCGCCGACGATGTAAATAATCAGGGTATTCTCGCGTAAATTCATCGTCTCCAGTGTATCGACGACCCTACCGATCTGCGCGTCTACGTGCTCTATGAATCCGGCGAAGACTTCCTGCATTCGGGCATAGAGCCGCTTTTCATCCGGGGAGCAATCGTCCCAGGCAGGAATCGAATCGGGGCGAGGCGTAAGCTGGGTATCGGATGGAATCACGCCAAGCTGCTTCTGACGCTCAAACGTAATTTCGCGCTGCCGATCCCATCCGTGATCAAATTTGCCTTCATAGCGATCTGCCCATTCCTTCGAGACATGGTGAGGCGAATGACCTGCACCGGGTGCCCAATAGACAAAAAAGGGCTTATCGGGTGCGGCAGCTTTTTGTTGAGCAATCCAGGTGACGCATTTTTCCGCCATGCCTTCTGAAAGATGCCAGTTCGGGTCATCCTGCGGCTTTTGGGTCGGGATTGTGTTTTCGTACAGCGGAGGATTCCATTGATCGGTTTCCCCGCCGTGGAAGCCCCACCAATACTCGAATCCTAAGCCCGTTGCCCAGCGATCGAAGGGTCCCGCGACACTGGTTTCATAGATCGGCGTCAGATGCCACTTGCCAAACGCAGCCGTGTTATAGCCATTTTGTTTCAGAACTTCGGCAATGGAGGCGCAATCCTTTGGAACCACACCGTCGTATCCTGGATAGGCAGTCGCCATTTCCATCACGACCCCGGTATGAGCCGTATGGTGGTTGCGTCCGGTTAATAGCGCGGCACGAGTGGGAGAACACAGCGCAGTTGTATGAAAGCGGTTGTAGCGTAACCCTTCATCTGCTAATTTTTGTAGCGTCGGCATATTGATCGAACCGCCAAAGGTACTGGCATGTCCAAAGCCCACGTCATCCAGCAAAACCACAAGGATATTGGGGGCATTCTCTGGCGCGGACAGCACTGTTGGAACACCGGGCTGGGAATCTTTATAAGTAATGCCGATCTGTCCCTGAAACTTCTGGGGCGGCAGCGGCAAACGATCTGATCGGCGGGTGGTGTCAGTCATTGAGATTCTCCTGATGGATACGCGATCGACAGCAATCAATAATGCACATTGACAGACACCCCCGGCAGCCGCCACGATAATACGATGGGAACACATTCGACTGTCGCTACCATCAAGAGCGCTATTACCCCTAACCCTAATCCCACACCGCCTTTTGCAAGCTGCACGAGTTTAGCCATCTCCAGCCAAGATGAATCAGGGTGTTTGTGCTTATTGGGGCAGTACAGTCTTTGTAGAATGCGCTCTTCAAAGCATAATGCGTGAGATGCTGAAATTTTGATATGTCACAGCTAAGCCTAACCCGTTCTATGTTTTACTCCGTTTTCCTACCTATTTCCTGTTATTTCTGCTTTTAGATAACCGACTATCGTTCAATTCAACCTCTGGCTATAGGAGGAGATCTAAACTTAAGAAACTAAATTTCAGCAATAAAATAGTATAGAAATTAAAAGAACTGTTTACTTTGATGATTTTTCAGGTGTTCTGATTATTAATTCCTTGTTACGCTGCTGTTCCTGTACTGTTCTTCCTGAGATAAGTGAATAGTAAGAAAGTTGAAGGAAAATGCTTTCTTGATTTCGGAAAATTCACCAGTCTAGAATTTGAGAATTGCTTCTATTGTTCATTGCATCGTTCGTAAAACGTTTGCGCTGTTCTGTTGCAGCAAGGTTTGGATTTCCGATCGCAGTGCTAGATAAAGCTCAAGATGAGCAGGGGAATATTCAGCTACTCATCTAACCGAAGCATTTTCCGTCGTTCCTGATCGCCAGGCAGTTCATCTCGGTTCAAGCTGTAGCAACCTGCATCAGCTTTCGCCACTGCTGCTTGACTTCTCCCTTAAGTGTGACGTAATCCTGACATTCCGTTTGGTTTACTGAAAGAGAGGAGAAAAATCAGCCCATGCACAGCCTATGCAGTCCCATCCTGCTCAATCCAAAGCTTTTACCAAACAGGCATCATTAGCCGAGCCTTTAAGAGGAGTGCGCGTCTTGCTTGTGGAAGATGAGCTTGATGTTGCCACTCTGCTGCTGTTCATCTTGACAGAAGCCGGAGCCGAAGTTGCCTGGGTGGCTCAATCTGCCGATGCGCTGATTTGTCTACAGGATGTCCATCCCCATATTCTTATTTCCAACGTCAAACTGCCTGACTACGATGGAGACTGGCTGATTCAAGCGATTCGGGCGACAGAATTGGATAACCACCATCACCTCCCCGCAATCGCCATCACCTCGCATACTAGAGATATTGCTGAACAAAGAATGCTCGATGCAGGATTCGAGCGATTTCTGCCCAAGACCTTCGAGCCAGACCAACTGATTGCTGCTATTCTCGAATTACTCTAGCGCCCCTGGTTGGCGGACAAAAGGCAATCGCAACAGCAATTATTACTTCGGTGGTTAAATAGAAGACTATTTACAGTCCAGCATAAGCAATGGACGGATGCTTAAAATAATTCCGAATCTGCTCAGGCAACTTCTGTAGTCGATGCAGTTGTGAACCGACTCTTTGCTTCAACTGTTCCAGGTTTTGAGTCGGCGCTTGACTATGAACGCCTTGCTTAAGTGAGTTGTTCAAGTACTCTGCTGGATTCAATTCCGGGGAATACGTCGGCAAGAAAAACATCTCGATTTGATTAGCATGTCGCTCTAACCATCGCTGCACCTTGGCTCTCTTATGCACCGGATGCTGGTCGCCAAGCCAAAACAGTTTCTTGGTACCTCCCTGGATCAACCGTCCCAGAAACTGAATCAAAACATCAGCGCTGAATTGACACAGCTTCATCGGACAATGGGAAAGGCGGAAAGAGCGGCTTAAACACTACAGGGTTCACGGTCTATCGCGCACCTCACTGCATCATCATTCGTCCAGGCTGTGCAGATATTCCTGGCTGGCGCGTCATTTGTAGCTGTCGATTATATGAACAAGCCCTGAAAGTGGCTCAAAAAGCAGCGATCAATCACCAACTGCCCCTCAAAACTAGTCATTGATGATAAAGCAAGGGAAGCCAACCAGGAGAAACCCGATCGGGCAATTTCTGCTCCAATCCCTTCAAAGGTTGAAGTCCGAATGCGACACCAGGAACAGAGATTGTTACTCCCCTCAGCGTAGAATCTAAACAAACTGGCATTGAGGGAGAGAAAAGGTGAATCCAAATGGCTGATCCAGCATCTGAGCGGCTTCAGCAGAATGCGGAGCGCATCATGCAACTGTGGGAAGAACGGGCACGAGCTGAAATCAGTGCCTCCCTGCATCACGACTCGCTGGTCTTGCAAAATTCGCTGCCGCACTACTTAGACTTCCTCGTGACTGAACTATCAACCACCATCGACCGCACTCCTGCCCGGATCAACGCCGATAAAGTCGAAAGCGATCGAATTGGGAGAAAGCATGGACGAGAACGGGCAGGCTATGCCGACTACTCCATTACCCAACTGATTTTTGAGTATCACATTCTCCGCCAGGTCGTCTTTCAGGTACTGGAGGAGGATGTGCCGTTAACTCCACGGGAACGCGACATTATCATCGGTTCCATCGAGCAAGCCGTTAATGATGCTGCCACCCAGTTCTCGCAAACGCTGAGTGAGATTCAAGAGTTGTTTATGGTGACGCTGACGCATGATCTCAAAAATCCCCTTAATGTGGTCAGAATGGGCACACAACTGATGCTCCGTCGATTGGAACGAGGCGATACCCAGTTTGATGTCGCAGCCCGGATGATCGGGGCGCTCGACCGCCTGGACGGGATGATTCAAAATTTGCTCGATGCCAGTCGGCTGCGGGCAGGACAAAGCTTGAAGCTAACGTTCGAGCATTGCGATTTACACCAGCTCCTGCAAGAGGTTGTAGAGGATCTGAAATTTGCTTATGCAGACCGTTTTGTTCTAGTTTCGGAGGTTGCCGTGGAAACTCGCTGCGATCGCAAGGAATTACGACGGGTGATTGAAAACATTGCCACGAACGCGGTCAAGTATGGGGCTTCTGATACGCCAATTACCATTGCCCTTCAGCACACGGCAAAGACAATCCGTATCACCATTCATAACGAGGGTCAGCCGATTTCCCCGGAGGCGCAGTCCATTCTCTTTCAACAGTTTCGTCGAACGACAACTGCCGGGGAGCAAAAGGGATGGGGCTTAGGCTTATTCCTGGCAAAGAGCCTGGTTGAGGCACATCAAGGAACTATTGAGGTTGAAAGTGCCGAGGGCAAGGGGACAAGCTTCATCATCACGCTACCCATCGTCCCACCTGACACAACTCAACCGGAGTCAAACCAGATCGAGAATGGTTGAAATAATTTCTTCTGGGTCGAAGTGCTTGGGCATGAACCGATCAAACCCGGCTTCTAACACCTGGGTTGCAGCAACGTCTCGCGTGTAGGACGTAATAGCAATCGCTGGCAGGCGAGGCATCTCTACTGATTCGGCTTGACGAATTTCCTGAATCAGCCAGTCGCCATCATGATCCGGCAGTTTGATGTTAGAGAGCAGAATGTCTGGGTGAAAGTGATCCAGGCAATCAAGGGCTTCCCTCGACTGCACAACCCAAACCGCTTCTGCCCCAGCTTCAAGCAGGATGAACAGCAGTAAAGTAGCAATGTCAAACTCATCCTCAACCAGCAGGACTTGTACCCCGGCTAAAGGTGTCTCGCCATCAGGTAGTGCCTTACCAGTAGCGTCTACTTGTCCAGGATGATGCTTCATGGCTTATCTCTCCCTTTACTTTAGTGGAACAGATTCGGCAATCCGACTGCCTCACTCATCGGGGAGAGAAGGGTAAAAAAGCGAACAATAAAGCGGAGCTGATGCGGTGAACTTGCTTTGCTGAACCAGAGGGGCGATCCCATTCACCAGCACAGCGAAGTCTAGTAATTTCTGGAGAATGCAGCCGAAACCCTCAGATAAAGCGACATGTGTGTTTTCAGGCATGGCTTCCAACGACTCTCCAATGCTGAACAGTAAAGCGATCGAAGGAATAAATTCCACAGCAAAAAGCCCCAGTACTGAACTGAGGCGAATCAATTAGGAAATGTCCAAACAAAATGAAAAGGCTGATTAGCTCACCGCAAAGGCTGTCAGCAGGGTAACGGTGATAAACAGAACGGCGATCGCTCCTTGTAGTGCATACTGGCGTGCCTGCTCTGGAGAGGGGAAGGCGGCATAGTAAAGGGCGGGTTCCACAGCATAGTTATTGGCTAACCCTTCCCGGTCAATGGTTGTGCCATTAAGGGTCGAACGACGCAGGAAGTTTTGTCCTTCCCGTTGCATCCGGACACGAACTTCAGTGGGGGTCAGTTCAGTGCCATTGCTCACTCCTGACTTGAGGGTGAGTCCTCGGTTTGTTCCTAATTCGCGAGCGATGGAGACGAAATCAAGGGCGGAGTCAGCGGCGTAAGTCATGGCGACCTCTTCTGTAAACTTGTGTAACAAAAATGTAACACTTTGTTAAAAAAATTGCAAATATATTTTGCTTATGCTAAACATCCTATTCTGGTATTAAGCAGTTCTAGGGTGACTTATGGGGGTTTACCAGGCTCACAAGCTGAGGCACATCCTGGTAAACGCTACCGCTGGCAATTTGCCGTTCTGCGGATTGATTAAATGCCTGACGGACGATCGCTGCGTACTCGTCACGATTCACAGGACGATCGGGTTGAAATGTTCCGTCTGGATATCCAGCTAAAATCTGCTGCTCGGTCAGTCGCTGAACAAAAGGCTGTGCCCAGTGATTTTGAGTATCGGGATAGGCAGTTCCAGGATTCGAGGTGGCAAAAACGGCAGTTGAGGGAATGATTGCACCTGCGGCTAACCCAGTGGTGATGATTGCGGCTCCGGCAATCGACCAGCGAGAAAATTGAAACATCGGTTTCTCCTACTTATTTTGATTTCTTCTCTTTCTGGATCAGCGTAACAAGCATGATCATTCAGCCTCTCCTTCGATCGATAGAGAAAAAAGAATCAAAAACAATATGATGTAAAAACCGATAATGCTATCACTTTTTCGTCACATTTGTTATTCATCTTGAAATTACAGCATCAGTAACTAATACATTACAGGCAGATTTTTGATTATGAATAAACTCCGTTGCAAGTATCTTCTTTCTGTTGTTGGTCTAGCTGGCGTTTTCTCGATCGTTGGAACGGGGGCAGCTCAGGCTGAATCTTTGCAAACCAGCTCCCAGTTGATTCAGTCTTCCACCAGTGCCTCTGAACCCGTCCCGGCATCAGAACTGAGTGCCGATCGCCTTGAAGCTTCAGCCCTGCAAACCGAAACCCTGACTGCACAGGCGGTTGACATAACACCTGACGAAAGCTAAGTTGCTCAGACCTCTGTAGCTCAGAACTTTGCACCGGGTCGGGCAACGCGATCGGGTGAAAGCTACGTCGCAGTCGGCGGGAATATTGGCTTTGGCGGCAGTACTGGTGTTGGCAGGGGCAATGTTGCAATTACCAGCAAAATTGGCTTAACGAATAATTTCTCCGCACGTCCAGGGGTTCTAATTGGCGATCGCGCTACGTTTCTCGCACCCGTTACTGTAGATTTTCCGACTGCATCAGTTGTGGATAACGGACGGGTTGGCGTTGCTCCATTTGTGGGCGGCGGTGTCGCAATTTCAACTGGAAGCGATAGTTTGATTCGACCCATGATCACTGCGGGTGTGGATATTCCAATTACCAATCAAATTACAGGCGTTGCCAGTGCCAATGTTGGTTTCTTCCGCCAAACCGATGTCGGACTTGTTCTGGGTGTTGGCTACAACTTCTAGCGAGAGATTTGGGATGAAAGAAAGGAGAATTAGAATGTCTTTCAAATTTGTATCTCTCAAATCAGTTACCCGATCGCTATTGGCGGGAATTGGTATTTTCGGTTTGGCGATCGCGGGCTGTACGCCACAGCGTAATTTTGAGACAGAAACACCTCCTGCCACAAATCAGGATTTCCAGGCGAGTGCGCCAGAGAATCAAACGACCACCAATGCGACTGCTGAAGCTCCGACTCGTCGCCCTGATGTGATTTACGTGCCTACGCCGACTCCCGTAGTCAATGAAATGCTGCGCTTAGCTGACGTTCAGGCAGACGATGTGGTTTATGACCTGGGCAGCGGAGACGGACGGATTGTAATTGCGGCTGCTCAAGAGCGAGGGGCAAGAGGGGTTGGCATTGATATTGACCCGCAGCTTGTTCAGAAAGCCAACGAAAACGCACAGCAGGCAGGGGTCAGCGATCGCGTCGAATTCCGCCAGCAGGATCTGTTTGAAACCGACTTTAGCAGTGCCACCGTCGTTACACTCTATCTCCTACCAGAGCTAAATGTACGGTTGCGTCCCAGACTTTTACAGGAACTCAGACCCGGTACAAGAATCGTGTCCCATGCGTTTGATATGGGGGAATGGGACCCGGAACAGGTCGTGCAGGTCGGTGGCAGAACGGTTTACTACTGGACGGTGCCAGAAAATCTGCCGGAAAATCTGCTGTAGCACGGTTGGGTAATCCCATGTCTTAGTTTTAAACCTGAAAGGGCAAGGAGAAATAAAATTATGACACTGATTGCGATCGAAGAACTTTTCACACTGGCAACCGAAGCCAATGCAACCTGTCTTTCGATTTATTGCAATTCACCCTCAACCAGAGATAGGTGACGAAAATTTACTGGATTTGGCAGCATTACACACATTAATCAATGGGGGAACCGTCTACGCAGGTGAACCGGGAAGCGTCCCCGACGATCAACCCCTTGCCGCCGTTCTGCGCTACTAACGAAACCCAATGTTGTGCCAGACCCGATTTCTTAAGCCTGCTTCCTTCAAAAGATGGCTGGCGATCGTTATTGATCACAGCTTCACTGACTGTATCAGAAGGGCTGTTCTTCGCTGATGTTGTCGTGCGGGGACAGCCTGTTTTTCAGGTGGGTGGATCGTCTAATCTCAGTGCAGCCGATCGGGCACAGATTAGACTTAATCGGAAATAGGGTAGGCTAAAAGGCAGGTGCAGGGGACAGAGATAGGGCAGGAACGATGCTGAGCAATGCCAGAGTGCAAAATAAGCCCCGCGTGTTGCAAAGCTTGACCGGGCTGAGTGTGAGCGAGTTTGAGCAACTGTTTGTGAGCTTTGAGCAGGCATGGCAGAACTATCTAGAGCAGCATCACATCCAAGCACCGAGGGCAAGACGCTATGGCGGTGGGCGCAAACCGCAGTTGCAAGACAATTGAGATAAGCTGTTGTTTATCCTGGTGTACTTTCGGCTGTACCCGACGCAGGAAGTGCAGGGCTTTTATTTGGCATCGGGCAACCCCAGGCGCATGAGTGGGTGCACAAGCTGACCCCAATCCTGCACAAAGCGTTGGGATACGAAAAACAATTGCCCGAACGCAGTCCTTGGCGATTGGAGCGGGTGCTGAAGGAATACCCCATGCTGGAATTGATCATCGACGGTACCGAGCGGCGCATCACTCGCCCCCAAGATAAAGAGGAGCGCAAGCAGTATTACAGCGGCAAGAAGAAGACCTTCACGGTGAAGAATTTGGTCATCACTCAGCGTAAAGGCAAGGTGCTGTACCTGAGTGACACGTATGAGGGAAAGAAACATGACAAAGCGATTTGTGACGAGGAGGATTACCGTTTTCCCAAAGGCATCCAGTTGTGGAAAGACCCAGGCTTTCAGGGCTATGAACCCGCAGGGGTAAAGACGCATCAACCGAAGAAGAAACCCCGCAACGGCGAATTAAGTGAGGCAGACAAACAGCGCAATCAAGCGATATCACGGGAACGGGTAGAGATTGAGCATCACATCGGGGGCATCAAGCGGTGCAATATTGTGGTGCATCCCCTCAGGACTCGAACGGATCACTTTACCGATGCGGTCATGGAAATTGCTTGTGGGCTGCACAACTTCCGGTTAGCTCAGCGCCAGCAGACAGTTGCCTAACGCTAATAGAGGGCAGAGAGACAAACTGTTTTTCCTGCTTACCTTCTCCTTCCTATTTCCGATTAAGGCTATTAAATTAGAGGCTGACAATCCAAAACGCTTGATCCATACGATTCGTGGTGTAGGCTACGTCCTCCGAGAAAGCGTATAGTCTGTCCAAGAAATATATCTGAGTCTATTGCCTGCGAATAAACGCGGTCAGCAACCCAATGGTTGAGTTAGCTGTCTTTTTTACATGAGAGTGAGAGGCGTTAGCCTTAGCACTTGCACTTCTTATTGATAGCAGGCTAGGTTGGTGCATATATTTACAACCATCACTTGATATGAGTATCGATGGCAACCCCGATCGCCCTGCTTCTGAGACGGTTTATTTGGAATTATCAGATGGTCAATCCCACAAGTTTTATGAGGTAACGGTGCTTGGGACAGTAGTAACGATTCGCTATGGACGAATTGGTACACTAGGGCAATCATCAGACAATACTTATGCAACACCGGAAAAAGCTCAGACTGAGGCAGCGAAGAGAATCAATGAAAAGTTGAGAAAAGGCTACGTGCGTGTCTCAGTGGAAAACGATCGCCCAACCTCATCTGATCAGTTGCCCGCCCCAGCTACATCTCCAACGCCCAGCGGAATCAGTTCACGCATGATTAATCTGGCTGAATTGCCGATCACAATGTCTGGCGGTCGTAGTGCTCTAAAGTTTCCTCTCCAGCGATCGCTAGTAGCGGTAGAACTTACAGCAACTTGCAACCAAGCTACGTTTACTATCAACCTGCGTATTGGTTCTAACATTGCCTATCACTTTGATGTTCGTTCCCATCAAGGGCAAGTTGTGCAGAATACCTGCATCACGGGGGGATGGGGAGCCGAAGAACGCCTGCCAATTCCGGCTGAGTTTATTTCTGATCAACCCTTTACGCTCAGGATTACGGTTGAGCAAACTCTGGTCATTTATCTTAATGGTCAAGTTTTGAGTCGTTATGCTCATCGCTTGCCGCCGACCCAGATTAGTACTGTTGAAATTAGCTATCCATCCGGCAATTTGCAGATGCAGTCGGTGCAGGTGTTTGAACAGGTGGAGGGCGAGATTGCAGAGCCAACAGGCAATTTCCCTGGGGCTGCATTGGACGATTTCCGGAATCAGGAGCCAACCAGCCTGCCAAACTCTACACCGTCACTGCCAGCGATAGATCCAACCATTCCTTTCCCCAGCGGTGAACTCTTGCATAAAGCAGTTCGCGGACTAACCTTTTTACCCCGCATCACCCAAAGCCATTTGCCTGCCGTCAGGTATCCATTGGGTTTTGTCTTCTTTGAGCGGCGATCCTACGATCTAACCATTCCCCTGGCGAGATCGCTGGTTTGTTTCGAGATGGTTGGCACCCTTATCAACATGAATTCTGGTGGCTTTACATTATATTTAGCGGCGAACCAGGAGACCTACTATCATTGTGAATTCCGTCCCCATGAGGGGCAAATTAAACATTGGGTCAGTGTGCGTGGAAAGAGTAGTCCACCCGAACACATCAGCATCCCCAGTACGATCGCACCTGGGCAAATTTTTCATTACGTTCTAACGATGACTGAGAGCAATAT from Leptolyngbya ohadii IS1 encodes the following:
- a CDS encoding DUF1963 domain-containing protein; translated protein: MSIDGNPDRPASETVYLELSDGQSHKFYEVTVLGTVVTIRYGRIGTLGQSSDNTYATPEKAQTEAAKRINEKLRKGYVRVSVENDRPTSSDQLPAPATSPTPSGISSRMINLAELPITMSGGRSALKFPLQRSLVAVELTATCNQATFTINLRIGSNIAYHFDVRSHQGQVVQNTCITGGWGAEERLPIPAEFISDQPFTLRITVEQTLVIYLNGQVLSRYAHRLPPTQISTVEISYPSGNLQMQSVQVFEQVEGEIAEPTGNFPGAALDDFRNQEPTSLPNSTPSLPAIDPTIPFPSGELLHKAVRGLTFLPRITQSHLPAVRYPLGFVFFERRSYDLTIPLARSLVCFEMVGTLINMNSGGFTLYLAANQETYYHCEFRPHEGQIKHWVSVRGKSSPPEHISIPSTIAPGQIFHYVLTMTESNIIAYLNNHPVFHNPRPQPFDLPDTLHLNYNASGLRLQLARVLEPVKDEMRAACPGEAIVTPNPQPTETQAAIAGSPLLETLPSRFEPLRPYIEAKLQSYIKIHLEEQAQWLDSAWIGDPLEPWQSKIGGFPYLPEGTDYPTDCETGEMMLFLMQINCADLPIIDGLALPRQGILQFYSGLNVPMCEVSPEQHRILYFPEVSYDRNDLITDFGFLVEYAETEEWYAEVYPLTFSAHQDFFCVTRAGYTESLNVPKELETLSEEFITWLDEQDDQETIDRRVNKLGGEVEYHSYVDETVGEAGGALLLELNHPCDCDDYFYFFIETEDLANLDFSNVESYFMRQ